The proteins below are encoded in one region of Citrobacter enshiensis:
- the yacL gene encoding protein YacL — protein sequence MDYEFLRDITGVVKVRMSMGHEVVGHWFNEEVKENLALLDEVEQAAQAVKGSERSWQRVGHEYTLWMDGEEVMVRANQLEFSGDEMEEGMNYYDEESLSLCGVEDFLQVVNAYREFMQQR from the coding sequence ATGGATTACGAATTTCTGCGTGATATTACCGGAGTCGTAAAGGTGCGGATGTCCATGGGCCACGAAGTGGTGGGGCACTGGTTTAATGAAGAAGTGAAAGAAAACCTGGCCTTGCTTGATGAAGTGGAACAGGCAGCGCAGGCGGTGAAAGGCAGCGAACGTTCCTGGCAACGGGTAGGGCATGAATACACACTCTGGATGGATGGCGAAGAGGTGATGGTTCGCGCTAATCAGCTTGAGTTTTCTGGTGACGAAATGGAAGAAGGGATGAACTACTACGACGAAGAGAGCCTGTCACTCTGCGGCGTGGAGGATTTTCTTCAGGTGGTGAACGCCTATCGGGAGTTTATGCAGCAGCGCTAA
- a CDS encoding glycoside hydrolase family 36 protein, whose product MLQVHASGYNQNDHHARKHTGSEPGSSLRYQTHRETENAMGRKLEIDLQGDELHARWHLQHFRGLAAARIWCEIINHSNEPVGLEYVSSLSLYAIGSLPWEKSGRLHLAHNNWYGEAQWKKNSLPELGLEKVNHFSLDRISIENTGTWSSIGYLPCAAFEDTIAGTTLLWQIEHNGSWQWEIGDYRDQLYLQVSGPTENESHWWKKLAPGESFTSVPVAITLVTGGLDAALREITRYRRRILRPSADNIELPVIFNDYMNCLSGDPTTEKLFPLIDAAAEAGCEYFCIDCGWYSDGEWWDGVGEWQPSAARFPGGIREPLEYIAAKGMKSGLWLELEVMGTACQLANTLPDACFFIRHGKRVIDHQRYQLDFRHPLVQAHADQVITRLVEDYGISYIKMDYNINAGSGTELAADSPGDGLLQHNRAWLAWLKKTLDRYPNLVIENCGSGGLRMDYALLQQHSIQSVSDQTDYRLMACIAAASASAVTPEQAAIWSYPLREGDREEVVMNMINSLLLRVHQSGHLAELSKERFALVREGIALYKTYRQKIPHLEPFWPLEMPSFTSPWLAFGLRNEQEAWLAVWRMESEQEAITLPVPFVETMTCIYPQAEQRRCQPVLQPQNVSVSLPDKMTARLFHLTFAD is encoded by the coding sequence TTGCTGCAGGTACACGCCAGCGGTTACAACCAGAATGATCACCATGCACGTAAGCATACTGGTAGCGAACCCGGCTCCTCGCTTCGCTATCAGACCCATCGCGAAACCGAAAACGCGATGGGAAGAAAGCTGGAGATCGACCTACAGGGTGATGAGCTCCATGCCCGCTGGCATCTGCAGCATTTTCGCGGGCTGGCGGCCGCCCGCATCTGGTGTGAAATAATCAACCATAGCAATGAGCCTGTCGGACTCGAGTATGTCAGTTCCCTGTCGCTCTATGCTATCGGCAGCCTGCCGTGGGAAAAAAGCGGTCGCCTGCATCTGGCGCACAATAACTGGTATGGCGAAGCACAATGGAAAAAAAACTCGCTTCCCGAGCTAGGTCTGGAAAAGGTTAACCACTTCTCACTCGACCGTATCTCAATCGAAAATACCGGCACCTGGTCAAGTATTGGTTATCTGCCCTGCGCCGCCTTTGAAGATACCATCGCGGGAACCACGCTACTCTGGCAAATCGAGCATAACGGCTCCTGGCAGTGGGAGATTGGCGATTATCGTGACCAACTCTATTTGCAGGTTAGCGGTCCGACCGAAAATGAGAGTCACTGGTGGAAGAAGCTGGCGCCAGGAGAAAGCTTTACCTCCGTCCCCGTCGCCATCACGCTGGTCACCGGAGGGCTTGATGCGGCTCTGCGCGAAATAACCCGCTACCGTCGACGAATCCTGCGTCCCTCGGCCGACAATATCGAGCTACCGGTTATCTTCAACGACTATATGAACTGCCTTTCCGGCGATCCGACCACCGAAAAACTCTTCCCGTTAATCGACGCGGCAGCAGAGGCTGGCTGTGAGTATTTCTGTATCGACTGCGGCTGGTACTCGGATGGTGAATGGTGGGACGGCGTCGGCGAATGGCAACCTTCAGCTGCCCGTTTTCCCGGCGGGATCCGCGAGCCGCTGGAGTATATCGCCGCCAAAGGGATGAAATCGGGTTTGTGGCTGGAGCTTGAAGTCATGGGCACCGCCTGTCAGTTAGCGAACACCCTACCCGATGCTTGCTTTTTTATCCGCCACGGCAAAAGAGTCATTGACCATCAACGCTATCAGCTTGATTTTCGCCACCCTCTGGTGCAGGCGCACGCCGACCAGGTCATCACGCGACTGGTGGAAGACTATGGCATTAGCTATATCAAAATGGATTACAACATTAACGCAGGGAGCGGTACTGAACTTGCCGCAGATAGTCCCGGCGACGGACTATTGCAACATAACCGCGCGTGGCTGGCGTGGCTAAAAAAAACGCTGGATCGCTATCCGAATCTTGTCATTGAGAACTGCGGTAGCGGAGGGCTGCGGATGGATTATGCCTTGTTGCAGCAGCACAGCATTCAATCGGTATCGGATCAAACCGACTATCGGCTGATGGCCTGCATCGCCGCAGCCTCCGCTTCCGCAGTTACGCCAGAACAGGCGGCAATCTGGTCCTATCCGCTGCGTGAGGGCGATCGGGAAGAGGTCGTCATGAATATGATCAATAGTCTGCTACTGCGGGTTCATCAGAGCGGTCACCTGGCAGAACTCAGCAAGGAACGTTTTGCGTTGGTTCGCGAAGGGATAGCTTTGTATAAAACCTATCGCCAAAAAATCCCTCATCTGGAACCTTTCTGGCCTCTGGAGATGCCTTCCTTCACTTCTCCCTGGCTGGCATTTGGGCTGCGTAATGAACAGGAAGCATGGTTGGCGGTGTGGCGTATGGAGAGCGAACAGGAAGCTATCACGCTGCCCGTTCCCTTCGTTGAGACGATGACCTGCATTTATCCACAAGCCGAGCAACGGCGCTGCCAGCCTGTTCTTCAGCCACAAAACGTCAGCGTTTCTCTGCCAGATAAGATGACAGCCAGGTTATTCCACCTTACATTCGCTGACTAA